The proteins below come from a single Chryseobacterium sp. MA9 genomic window:
- a CDS encoding DNA translocase FtsK, giving the protein MDKKTQKKQTESPETGKILSKPRIFSGLTFILLSAVLAFSFISYLMNWKADQSQAGTMLDKTIKSSNIFGKAGDWLGNIFIFESIGIASFIIAFLFLVVGTLILKKKIFKPWKTFGHSLFFICWLPIFMGALTKGQGVLGGVYGYQIMDYLNSIIGAVGLWTVLVASILLYFILEFNLRPSSIKAKLDKINENTIGKVKSMIPDSNDDFEADEELKEETEEAAASRVTVSDITNGTSNNSINTMREPEPVSIPKGFPEVPVSTDIETIATPNHTSFEAEPREAAQPVSLNLSTKPIVPVSTPEEAFDIRPSAPSSVVNTAPAQENIKFNVEVAPVIDILDDSEKQSQELVEKHGLYDHKLDLAKFQMPPVELLKDYGSEEISINKEELEENKNKIVGLLKNFNVGIAEIKATIGPTVTLYEIVPEAGIRVAAIKKLQDDIALNLSALGIRIIAPMPGKGTIGIEVPRKNPTMVSMRSVIASQKFQNTDMDLPVVFGKTISNEIFMADLSKMPHLLMAGATGQGKSVGINAILTSLLYKKHPSELKFVMVDPKKVELSLYSKIERHYLAKLPDAEEAIITDTNKVINTLNSLCIEMDTRYDLLKNAFCKNLKEYNKKFAERKLNPENGHRFLPYIVLVVDEFADLIMTAGKEVELPIARLAQLARAVGIHLIVATQRPSVNVITGMIKANFPARAAFRVISSVDSRTILDSPGADQLIGKGDMLYFNGNEILRLQCAFVDTPEVERLAEFIGEQKGYASAFLLPEYVSEDSTSSVGTFDPNEKDALFEDAARIIVSTQQGSTSMLQRQLKLGYNRAGRIMDQLEASGIVGGFNGAKAREVLISDLHSLEQFLEDLRS; this is encoded by the coding sequence ATGGATAAAAAGACACAAAAAAAACAGACTGAATCGCCTGAAACAGGCAAAATTTTATCTAAGCCACGTATTTTTTCCGGGCTTACTTTTATACTTTTATCGGCTGTTCTTGCATTCTCATTCATTTCTTATTTAATGAACTGGAAAGCAGATCAAAGCCAGGCAGGAACGATGCTGGACAAGACTATAAAATCTTCAAATATCTTTGGCAAGGCTGGTGACTGGCTGGGAAATATCTTCATTTTCGAAAGTATTGGTATTGCTTCATTCATCATTGCATTTTTATTTCTTGTAGTTGGCACTCTAATCCTTAAGAAGAAAATCTTCAAACCATGGAAAACCTTCGGGCACTCTTTGTTTTTTATCTGCTGGCTTCCAATTTTTATGGGAGCACTTACTAAAGGACAAGGTGTTTTAGGAGGCGTATATGGATATCAGATTATGGATTACCTTAATTCTATTATTGGAGCGGTAGGTCTGTGGACTGTGTTGGTGGCAAGTATTCTTTTGTATTTTATTCTAGAATTTAATCTTCGTCCAAGTTCTATCAAAGCAAAATTGGATAAGATCAATGAAAATACTATTGGAAAAGTAAAATCGATGATTCCGGACTCTAACGATGATTTCGAGGCAGATGAGGAATTGAAAGAAGAAACTGAAGAAGCGGCAGCATCCCGCGTTACGGTAAGTGATATTACCAACGGTACTTCCAATAATTCAATCAATACAATGAGAGAACCAGAACCTGTAAGCATTCCGAAAGGATTTCCAGAAGTTCCGGTTTCCACTGATATAGAGACCATTGCTACTCCTAACCACACTTCTTTTGAAGCAGAGCCAAGAGAGGCTGCTCAACCAGTAAGTTTAAATCTTTCTACAAAACCCATTGTCCCGGTTTCTACTCCGGAAGAAGCATTTGATATCAGACCATCTGCTCCGTCTTCTGTTGTAAATACTGCACCTGCACAGGAAAACATTAAATTCAATGTAGAAGTAGCTCCTGTAATTGACATTCTGGATGATTCTGAGAAGCAGTCACAGGAACTTGTAGAAAAACACGGTTTATATGATCACAAGCTTGATCTGGCTAAATTTCAAATGCCACCTGTAGAATTACTGAAAGATTATGGCAGTGAAGAAATTTCCATCAATAAAGAAGAATTAGAAGAAAATAAAAATAAGATCGTTGGCCTTCTGAAAAACTTCAATGTAGGAATCGCAGAAATCAAGGCGACAATTGGTCCTACCGTTACCTTATATGAAATTGTACCGGAAGCAGGAATCCGAGTAGCCGCAATTAAAAAACTGCAGGATGATATCGCATTGAACCTTTCCGCTTTAGGAATCAGGATTATTGCTCCAATGCCCGGAAAAGGAACAATTGGTATTGAAGTACCAAGAAAAAACCCTACGATGGTTTCTATGCGTTCTGTAATTGCTTCTCAGAAATTCCAGAATACAGACATGGATCTTCCCGTGGTTTTCGGAAAAACGATCTCTAATGAAATTTTCATGGCCGATCTTTCAAAGATGCCTCACTTATTGATGGCCGGAGCAACAGGTCAGGGTAAATCTGTAGGGATTAATGCCATTCTTACTTCCCTTCTTTATAAAAAACACCCAAGCGAGCTGAAATTCGTGATGGTAGACCCTAAGAAAGTTGAACTTTCATTGTATTCAAAAATTGAAAGACATTATCTGGCAAAACTGCCGGATGCAGAGGAAGCAATCATTACAGACACCAATAAAGTAATCAATACCCTGAACTCTCTGTGTATTGAGATGGATACCCGATATGACCTTCTTAAAAATGCTTTCTGTAAAAACTTAAAGGAATACAATAAGAAATTTGCAGAAAGAAAATTAAATCCTGAGAACGGCCACCGTTTCTTACCTTATATTGTATTGGTAGTAGACGAGTTTGCAGATTTGATCATGACAGCAGGAAAAGAGGTTGAACTACCTATTGCCAGACTGGCACAGCTTGCAAGAGCCGTAGGTATTCACCTTATCGTAGCAACACAGAGACCATCTGTAAACGTAATTACAGGTATGATCAAAGCCAACTTCCCTGCGAGAGCAGCCTTCAGGGTAATCTCCAGTGTAGACTCCAGAACCATTCTTGATTCTCCGGGAGCAGATCAGCTGATTGGTAAGGGAGATATGCTTTATTTCAACGGAAATGAGATTCTGAGACTTCAGTGTGCATTCGTAGATACTCCGGAAGTGGAAAGACTTGCAGAATTTATTGGTGAGCAGAAAGGATATGCTTCAGCATTCTTACTTCCTGAATATGTTTCTGAAGATTCTACAAGCTCAGTAGGTACTTTTGATCCGAACGAAAAAGATGCTCTTTTTGAAGATGCAGCAAGAATTATTGTTTCTACTCAGCAAGGATCTACATCAATGCTTCAGAGACAATTGAAGCTGGGTTACAACAGAGCTGGAAGAATAATGGATCAGCTGGAAGCCAGCGGTATTGTTGGAGGCTTTAACGGAGCTAAAGCAAGAGAGGTCCTGATCAGTGATCTGCATTCTTTGGAACAGTTTTTGGAAGATCTGCGTAGTTAA
- a CDS encoding cysteine hydrolase family protein — translation MENKFKTILTLGLIFISLITMNAQKQKMENTALLIIDVQNDYFPGGKMTLEKAEQAGENTRRILEYFRSSNLPVIHVKHISTNEGATFFLPDTDGAKINQLVLPGEDEKIITKHFPNSFRETDLMNYLQSKKIKNLVITGMMTDVCVEATTRAAFDFGFNNTIIGDATATRNRELNGEVVNAAEVQRSFLAGISALGNLYARVVNTNDFLNRK, via the coding sequence ATGGAAAATAAATTCAAAACAATTCTGACCTTAGGTCTGATATTTATTTCACTGATTACAATGAATGCACAAAAACAAAAAATGGAAAACACAGCATTATTAATTATCGACGTACAAAATGATTATTTCCCGGGAGGAAAAATGACATTGGAGAAAGCTGAGCAGGCTGGAGAAAACACCAGGAGAATTTTAGAATATTTCAGGAGCAGCAATCTTCCTGTCATTCATGTCAAACATATCTCAACGAATGAAGGGGCTACTTTTTTTCTTCCGGATACAGATGGAGCTAAGATTAATCAGTTGGTTTTGCCGGGAGAGGATGAGAAAATAATTACCAAGCATTTTCCCAACAGCTTCAGAGAAACGGATCTCATGAACTATCTCCAGTCAAAGAAAATCAAAAATCTGGTGATTACAGGAATGATGACGGATGTTTGTGTAGAGGCAACTACCAGAGCGGCTTTTGATTTTGGATTTAATAATACAATAATTGGAGATGCTACAGCTACCAGAAATCGTGAACTGAATGGGGAAGTGGTAAATGCTGCGGAAGTTCAAAGATCTTTTTTAGCGGGAATTTCCGCTCTTGGGAATCTTTATGCCCGTGTAGTTAATACCAATGATTTTTTAAACAGAAAATAA
- a CDS encoding Crp/Fnr family transcriptional regulator, giving the protein MSDLLYKNISKYVNLSKEDFNQFIKPFECRKFKKKEVVLKEGDYCAFEGFVLNGCFKIYYLNENGFEQTLYFAVEGWWITDIDSLINNVPSILNIEALEDSEVLMISKKDKEYLYETMPQIEKLFRIMNQKSSVALQRRILSLTGKTADKRYLEFLEKYPGLEQKITQQQVASYLGITHEFLSKIRKKIFEK; this is encoded by the coding sequence ATGTCCGATCTGCTATATAAAAACATCAGCAAATATGTAAATCTTTCCAAAGAAGATTTCAATCAGTTTATAAAACCTTTTGAATGCCGAAAGTTTAAAAAGAAGGAAGTTGTTCTCAAAGAAGGAGATTATTGTGCTTTTGAAGGATTTGTTCTGAATGGCTGTTTTAAAATTTATTACCTGAACGAAAACGGATTTGAACAAACCCTGTATTTCGCGGTAGAAGGATGGTGGATCACAGATATTGACAGTCTTATCAATAATGTACCGAGCATTCTGAATATTGAAGCCCTTGAAGACAGTGAAGTATTGATGATTTCCAAAAAAGACAAAGAATATTTGTATGAGACCATGCCTCAGATAGAAAAACTTTTCAGGATAATGAACCAGAAATCTTCAGTAGCATTGCAGAGAAGGATACTTTCTTTAACGGGGAAAACGGCAGATAAGCGCTATCTTGAATTTCTTGAAAAGTACCCCGGATTGGAACAGAAAATTACCCAGCAGCAGGTGGCTTCTTATTTGGGAATTACTCATGAATTTTTAAGTAAAATCAGGAAGAAAATCTTTGAAAAATAA
- a CDS encoding SPFH domain-containing protein has protein sequence MEKTLKPMSGYLTLVICLILFVAAVYFFVSGVDQSITFVVLSMICFLTSCFFLKGLMIIQPNHSRVLNFFGKYVGSVKENGLFFINPLYSSQKMSLRSENLQGQTLKVNDKMGNPIEIAVVIVWKVGDTYKAAFDVERYSDFVKMQSEAAVRHLAMSFPYDNLEDDHAPITLREGGDKINSILEQELTDRLSKAGIVIQEARISHLAYASEIAGAMLQRQQATAIVAARTKIVEGAVGMVDLALKKLSEDNIVELDDERKAAMVSNLMVVLCGEKAATPILNAGTLYN, from the coding sequence ATGGAAAAAACCTTAAAACCTATGTCCGGTTATTTGACATTAGTGATTTGTCTCATTTTGTTTGTAGCCGCTGTTTATTTCTTCGTGAGTGGGGTAGATCAAAGTATTACTTTCGTAGTTTTGTCGATGATTTGCTTCCTTACTTCCTGCTTTTTTCTGAAAGGATTAATGATCATTCAGCCTAATCACTCAAGAGTGTTAAACTTTTTTGGAAAATATGTAGGGAGTGTAAAAGAGAACGGATTATTCTTTATCAATCCTTTGTATTCATCACAGAAAATGTCTTTGCGTTCCGAGAATTTACAAGGACAGACTTTGAAAGTGAATGATAAAATGGGAAACCCTATTGAAATTGCGGTTGTCATCGTATGGAAAGTGGGAGATACTTACAAAGCCGCTTTTGATGTAGAACGTTACTCGGACTTTGTAAAAATGCAGAGTGAAGCAGCAGTACGCCATTTGGCCATGAGTTTTCCTTATGACAATCTGGAAGATGATCATGCTCCGATTACTTTAAGAGAAGGTGGTGACAAAATTAATTCAATTTTAGAACAGGAATTAACAGACCGACTTTCAAAAGCGGGAATTGTTATTCAGGAAGCAAGAATTTCACACTTGGCTTATGCATCCGAAATCGCGGGGGCAATGCTTCAGAGACAACAGGCAACAGCAATCGTTGCTGCAAGAACAAAAATCGTAGAAGGTGCTGTCGGAATGGTAGATCTTGCCTTGAAAAAGCTTTCAGAAGACAATATTGTTGAGCTTGATGACGAAAGGAAGGCGGCAATGGTAAGCAATTTAATGGTAGTTCTTTGTGGTGAAAAAGCTGCGACTCCGATATTAAATGCGGGAACACTTTATAATTAA
- a CDS encoding aldehyde dehydrogenase family protein, with amino-acid sequence MSKKVKDFGIEKTLKNLGIKEENKGTSVGGKYFASGKVIESISPVDGKLIAKVKTSGESDYDKVIETAQRAFQEFRLIPAPKRGEIVRQLGLKLREYKEDLGKLVSYEMGKSLQEGLGEVQEMIDICDFAVGLSRQLQGYTMHSERPGHRMYEQYHPLGVVGIITAFNFPVAVWSWNTALAWICGNVTIWKPSEKTPLCAIACQNIMMEVIKENNLPEGVSSVLVSDHEIGQKLVDDKRVALVSFTGSTRVGRMVSSKVAERFGKSILELGGNNAIIITKEADIDMSIIGAVFGAVGTAGQRCTSTRRLIIHESVYNEVKTRLTKAYGQLKIGNPLDENNHVGPLIDTDAVNQYEEAIKKCKKEGGKFVVEGGVLTGKEYESGCYVKPCVAEVKNSYEIVQHETFAPILYLIKYKTLEEAIAIQNDVPQGLSSAIMTQNLREAELFLSHAGSDCGIANVNIGTSGAEIGGAFGGEKETGGGRESGSDAWKYYMRRQTNTINYTAQLPLAQGIKFDL; translated from the coding sequence ATGTCAAAAAAAGTAAAGGATTTCGGAATCGAAAAAACACTCAAAAACCTTGGTATTAAAGAAGAGAACAAAGGGACTTCAGTGGGCGGAAAATATTTCGCTTCAGGAAAGGTGATAGAAAGCATTTCTCCTGTAGACGGAAAGTTGATCGCTAAAGTAAAAACTTCCGGAGAAAGTGATTATGACAAAGTAATTGAAACTGCTCAAAGAGCGTTTCAGGAATTCAGGCTGATCCCGGCTCCCAAAAGAGGAGAGATCGTAAGACAGCTGGGCTTAAAATTAAGAGAATATAAAGAAGATCTTGGTAAACTTGTTTCTTACGAGATGGGTAAATCATTACAGGAAGGACTTGGAGAAGTTCAGGAGATGATTGACATCTGTGACTTCGCTGTAGGACTTTCAAGACAGCTTCAGGGGTACACGATGCACTCTGAAAGACCTGGACACAGAATGTACGAACAGTATCATCCGCTGGGAGTAGTAGGAATTATTACTGCATTCAATTTCCCGGTAGCTGTATGGTCTTGGAATACAGCATTGGCTTGGATCTGTGGTAACGTTACCATCTGGAAGCCATCTGAAAAAACACCGCTTTGTGCTATTGCGTGTCAGAATATCATGATGGAGGTTATAAAGGAAAATAACCTTCCTGAAGGTGTTTCAAGTGTATTGGTATCAGACCACGAAATCGGACAGAAATTAGTAGATGATAAAAGAGTAGCCCTTGTTTCTTTCACAGGATCTACAAGAGTAGGAAGAATGGTTTCTTCTAAAGTGGCAGAAAGATTCGGGAAATCTATCCTTGAATTAGGTGGAAACAACGCAATTATCATTACAAAAGAAGCTGATATTGATATGTCTATCATTGGAGCTGTTTTTGGGGCTGTAGGAACTGCAGGACAGAGATGTACTTCAACAAGAAGACTGATTATCCACGAAAGCGTATACAATGAAGTGAAAACAAGATTGACAAAAGCTTACGGGCAGCTGAAAATCGGAAATCCATTGGATGAAAATAACCATGTAGGTCCTTTGATTGATACTGATGCTGTAAATCAATATGAAGAGGCCATTAAGAAATGTAAAAAAGAAGGTGGTAAATTTGTTGTTGAGGGCGGAGTTTTAACTGGAAAAGAGTACGAATCCGGATGCTATGTGAAGCCTTGCGTTGCTGAAGTGAAAAACTCTTATGAGATCGTTCAGCATGAAACATTTGCACCAATCTTATATCTTATCAAATACAAAACACTGGAAGAAGCGATTGCTATTCAGAATGATGTTCCACAAGGACTATCTTCTGCGATTATGACCCAGAACTTAAGAGAAGCAGAATTATTCCTTTCTCATGCAGGTTCAGACTGTGGTATTGCCAATGTAAATATTGGAACTTCTGGAGCTGAAATTGGTGGTGCTTTCGGTGGCGAAAAAGAAACCGGAGGAGGAAGAGAGTCTGGATCAGACGCTTGGAAATACTATATGAGAAGACAAACTAATACTATAAATTACACCGCACAACTTCCTTTAGCACAAGGAATTAAATTCGATTTATAA
- the lat gene encoding L-lysine 6-transaminase, which produces MEQTLDIKANKVKETVGRHVLADGFDFVMDIEKSHGSWLYDKLTDKEYLDMFSMFASASVGYNHPYLVERSEWLGRMAVNKPTLADVYSEEYAHFLEVFERVVIPEELQYAFFIEGGTLGVENAMKACFDWKTRKNFAKGLDTEAGICIHFKQAFHGRSGYTLSLTNTSDPRKYQYFPMFNWPRILNPKLKFPITEENLEETIKNENLALLQIEEAILMHPDKVACIIIEPIQAEGGDNHFRDEFLLGLRRICDDNEILLIFDEVQTGIAITGKMWAFQHFTAKPDIISFGKKAQVCGVLANKEKFDEVPNNVFKESSRINSTFGGNFIDMLRFQLVMEVIEKENLVENARVVGDFLLESLKALAEKYPEKISNARGRGLMCAVDLPSAEQRNHLMNELFNDGLIILPCGDQSLRFRPHLNVTKEEIQLALDKIESNINKI; this is translated from the coding sequence ATGGAACAAACATTAGATATAAAAGCAAATAAAGTAAAAGAAACAGTAGGAAGACACGTGTTGGCAGACGGTTTCGATTTTGTGATGGATATTGAAAAATCACACGGTTCATGGCTTTATGATAAACTTACAGACAAAGAATACCTGGATATGTTCTCTATGTTTGCATCAGCATCCGTTGGTTACAATCACCCTTATCTTGTAGAGAGATCAGAATGGTTGGGAAGAATGGCTGTGAACAAACCTACTTTGGCTGACGTTTACTCGGAAGAATATGCTCATTTCCTTGAAGTATTTGAAAGAGTGGTTATTCCTGAAGAATTACAATATGCTTTCTTTATCGAAGGCGGAACTCTGGGCGTTGAAAATGCTATGAAAGCATGCTTCGACTGGAAAACCCGCAAAAACTTTGCTAAAGGACTAGATACTGAAGCAGGAATCTGTATCCACTTCAAACAGGCTTTCCATGGAAGAAGCGGTTATACCTTAAGTTTAACCAATACTTCTGACCCAAGAAAGTACCAATATTTCCCGATGTTCAACTGGCCGAGAATTTTAAATCCTAAATTAAAGTTCCCGATTACAGAAGAAAACCTTGAAGAAACAATCAAAAATGAAAATCTTGCTTTACTTCAGATTGAAGAAGCTATTCTGATGCACCCTGATAAAGTGGCTTGTATCATCATAGAACCTATTCAGGCAGAAGGAGGTGACAATCATTTCAGAGACGAATTCCTGTTGGGATTAAGAAGAATCTGTGATGACAACGAAATCTTACTTATTTTTGATGAAGTTCAGACAGGTATTGCCATTACAGGAAAAATGTGGGCATTCCAGCACTTTACAGCAAAACCGGACATCATTTCTTTCGGTAAAAAAGCACAGGTTTGTGGTGTTTTAGCCAATAAAGAAAAGTTTGATGAAGTTCCGAATAACGTTTTCAAAGAAAGCTCAAGAATCAATTCTACATTCGGAGGAAACTTTATTGATATGCTTCGTTTCCAGCTGGTAATGGAAGTAATCGAAAAAGAAAACCTGGTTGAAAATGCAAGAGTGGTTGGCGACTTCTTATTGGAAAGCTTGAAAGCCCTTGCTGAAAAATATCCTGAAAAAATTTCAAATGCAAGAGGAAGAGGCTTAATGTGTGCTGTTGATCTGCCATCTGCAGAACAGAGAAATCACCTGATGAATGAGCTTTTCAATGATGGATTAATCATTCTTCCATGTGGAGATCAGTCTCTTCGTTTCAGACCTCATTTGAATGTGACAAAGGAAGAAATTCAACTTGCTCTGGACAAAATTGAAAGCAATATTAATAAAATTTAA
- a CDS encoding DUF2007 domain-containing protein, giving the protein MERSTRVSVYESDNPSEIQLVKSKLDDAQITNTVENNYLTFTTTPTATSLKLMVDLEEEKKAFEIIDAYLQQSENQ; this is encoded by the coding sequence ATGGAAAGAAGTACGAGAGTATCAGTTTATGAAAGTGATAATCCTTCAGAAATTCAGTTGGTTAAGTCTAAATTAGATGACGCGCAAATTACAAACACTGTTGAAAATAACTATCTTACGTTTACCACAACACCAACAGCAACTTCGCTGAAGCTAATGGTAGATCTGGAAGAAGAAAAAAAAGCATTTGAAATTATTGATGCTTACCTTCAACAAAGTGAAAATCAATAA
- a CDS encoding GNAT family N-acetyltransferase, whose product MNPEIKLRQSQIEDRNRIWEIIQQSIERRRQDGSTQWQNGYPNLGTVESDIAKGFGHVLTVDGEIAVYGALILNDEPAYSTIEGAWLSDGEFVVVHRVAVDEKFAGQGMVKKFFDHIEEFTKSHDIQSIKVDTNHDNIAMLKILEGRGYSYCGEVLLRDGMRKAFEKIII is encoded by the coding sequence ATGAACCCAGAGATCAAACTAAGACAATCGCAAATTGAAGACAGAAACAGGATTTGGGAAATTATCCAGCAATCTATTGAAAGAAGAAGACAAGACGGAAGTACCCAATGGCAGAATGGATATCCTAATTTGGGGACGGTAGAAAGTGATATTGCTAAAGGCTTCGGACATGTTTTGACAGTAGATGGAGAAATTGCAGTATATGGCGCCCTGATTCTGAATGACGAACCTGCTTACAGTACCATTGAAGGAGCTTGGCTGAGTGATGGTGAATTTGTAGTGGTTCACAGAGTGGCTGTGGATGAAAAATTTGCAGGGCAGGGAATGGTGAAGAAATTTTTTGATCATATCGAAGAATTTACCAAATCCCATGACATTCAGAGTATTAAAGTAGATACCAACCATGATAATATTGCGATGTTGAAAATCCTTGAAGGCAGGGGGTATTCCTATTGCGGAGAGGTTCTTTTGAGAGACGGCATGAGGAAAGCTTTTGAGAAGATTATAATTTAA
- a CDS encoding transcriptional regulator, protein MHQSIEIDEKIFQNAVRFYGIVFSLPPLASKIYSYLLFDYEKVGITFDEFVEVLSASKSSVSTSISLLLNAQLIVDHSKMDERRRYFFINDEYRKIRFEKIVQKMQDELKLLDDLNNFKKSKDDGYNERIEVYKALLNKNIENIQESLNKL, encoded by the coding sequence ATGCACCAAAGTATAGAAATTGATGAAAAAATTTTTCAGAATGCCGTAAGATTTTATGGCATTGTGTTCAGCTTACCCCCTTTAGCATCGAAAATCTATTCCTACCTTCTTTTTGACTATGAGAAAGTAGGAATTACTTTTGACGAATTTGTTGAAGTGCTCTCCGCGAGCAAAAGCTCCGTTTCTACTAGCATTTCACTATTGTTAAATGCTCAGCTCATTGTAGATCATAGCAAAATGGATGAGCGGAGGCGGTATTTTTTCATCAATGATGAATACAGAAAAATACGATTCGAGAAAATTGTCCAGAAAATGCAGGACGAATTGAAACTATTAGATGATTTAAACAATTTTAAAAAAAGTAAAGACGATGGATACAATGAAAGAATAGAAGTTTACAAAGCACTCTTAAACAAAAACATAGAAAATATACAGGAATCTCTTAATAAACTATAA
- a CDS encoding efflux RND transporter periplasmic adaptor subunit, producing MNNKLVILSIAALSLTACKKEAPKQDGAKPYPVVSVESKNIVGYQTFPATIQGRVNNDVRAKIQGYITQVLVDEGQYVTKGQPLFRLETNILNENAAASKAGIGAAESSVAAAQASVNAAQVEVNKLKPLVQKNIISNVQLQTAQAQLAQAQAQLQQANASKRQAQANYKGVEANIEYSIIRAPISGVIGRLPLKVGSLVGPSDQTPLTTISDTSEIYAYFAMNEKEYFDFLEKSPGASMPEKIKNLPMVELQLANGSLYPEKGKIEAITGQIDPTTGTIQFRVAFPNAQKLLSNGNSGTIRFPQRYDNVLVVPESATYEQQGIVYVYKVEKGDTARNVVVNVIDRIDNLALIKSGINKGETVVAAGIGGLKPGTAVKPKPIKMDSLVQSIKPKF from the coding sequence ATGAATAATAAGCTAGTTATACTTTCCATTGCAGCGCTTTCACTGACTGCCTGCAAAAAAGAAGCTCCAAAACAGGATGGTGCCAAGCCGTATCCTGTTGTTTCCGTGGAGTCAAAAAATATAGTGGGCTATCAGACGTTTCCGGCTACTATCCAAGGTAGGGTAAACAATGATGTACGTGCAAAAATACAGGGATATATTACCCAGGTATTGGTAGACGAAGGACAATATGTTACAAAAGGACAGCCTTTGTTCCGTCTGGAAACCAATATTCTGAACGAAAATGCGGCCGCTTCCAAAGCAGGAATCGGTGCTGCTGAATCCAGTGTTGCTGCTGCTCAGGCTTCTGTAAATGCTGCTCAGGTTGAAGTGAATAAACTAAAACCTTTGGTTCAGAAAAACATCATCAGCAACGTACAGCTACAGACCGCACAGGCTCAGCTGGCGCAGGCTCAAGCCCAGTTACAACAGGCCAATGCTTCCAAAAGACAGGCACAAGCCAATTATAAAGGAGTAGAAGCCAATATCGAATATTCTATCATTCGTGCTCCTATTTCAGGGGTAATCGGAAGACTGCCGTTAAAAGTAGGAAGCTTGGTAGGACCGTCTGATCAGACACCTCTGACAACGATTTCTGATACGTCTGAGATCTATGCTTACTTTGCAATGAATGAAAAAGAATATTTTGATTTCCTTGAAAAATCTCCGGGAGCTTCTATGCCTGAGAAAATCAAAAACTTACCAATGGTTGAGCTTCAGCTGGCCAATGGAAGTCTTTATCCTGAAAAAGGGAAAATTGAGGCTATCACCGGTCAGATTGATCCTACAACTGGGACCATTCAGTTCAGAGTTGCTTTCCCAAATGCTCAGAAATTATTAAGTAATGGTAACAGTGGAACCATCAGATTCCCTCAGCGTTATGATAATGTTCTTGTTGTACCTGAAAGTGCTACTTATGAGCAGCAGGGTATTGTTTACGTATACAAAGTAGAAAAAGGAGATACTGCCAGAAACGTTGTTGTAAATGTTATTGACAGAATCGACAATTTAGCGCTTATCAAATCAGGAATTAATAAAGGCGAAACAGTTGTTGCAGCTGGTATCGGAGGTCTGAAACCGGGAACAGCAGTGAAACCGAAGCCCATTAAAATGGATAGTCTTGTTCAATCAATAAAACCGAAATTCTAA